GTGCCGGCGTCGCGCGCTGGCCGCCGAGCAACAGCAGTGACAGCTCGCCGAGCATGACTTTCAGCGCCAGGGTCGGCATCGGCATGAACACCGGGCGGTGCAATACGCTGCCCAGGGTCTTGGCAAATTCGCGGTTGCGCACAGGTTTCGGCGCGCAGGCATTATAAGGACCGCTGGCCTGATTCCGGTGCAGAAGAAAATCAATCAGGGCGATTTGATCGTCGATGTGAATCCACGGCATCCACTGCCGACCATTGCCCAAAGGCCCGCCGAGCCCGAGCTTGAACGGCAGCAACAGCCGCGACAAAAAGCCGCCCTCGGCCGACAGCACCAGCCCGGTTCGCACCAGCACCACGCGGATGCCGAGATTCTCGGCGCGCAGCGCGGTTTCTTCCCAGGCGATGCACAATTGGCTGGCGAAATCGTCAATGCCGGGCGGCGAATCCTCCGTCAATTCGCGCTCGCCACCGTCGCCATACCAGCCGATCGCCGAGCCGGAAATCA
This genomic interval from Pseudomonas koreensis contains the following:
- a CDS encoding TIGR01777 family oxidoreductase, with the protein product MHILLTGGTGLIGRQLCRHWLEQGHRLTVWSRRAEKVAQICGPQVRGIANLEDLGEEPLDAIVNLAGAPIADRPWTHRRKALLWSSRITLTETLLAWLETRAQKPSLLISGSAIGWYGDGGERELTEDSPPGIDDFASQLCIAWEETALRAENLGIRVVLVRTGLVLSAEGGFLSRLLLPFKLGLGGPLGNGRQWMPWIHIDDQIALIDFLLHRNQASGPYNACAPKPVRNREFAKTLGSVLHRPVFMPMPTLALKVMLGELSLLLLGGQRATPARLMEAGFSFRFTDLRAALDDLSSRL